Proteins co-encoded in one Christiangramia fulva genomic window:
- a CDS encoding P-II family nitrogen regulator, whose protein sequence is MREVKAFIREERTVEVVEGLRKAGFRSLTVSPAEGTGKFTGKKAMPSLQFPVTHSKMTNLQIVCRKEDVEEIVKIIHKHGSRDKQGEGLIYISEVLELYKVRTGKKSREDI, encoded by the coding sequence ATGAGAGAAGTAAAAGCATTTATTCGGGAAGAGAGAACCGTTGAGGTAGTTGAAGGTTTACGAAAGGCTGGTTTCAGAAGCCTCACTGTCTCTCCCGCAGAGGGTACAGGTAAGTTTACAGGAAAAAAAGCTATGCCTTCACTGCAATTCCCGGTTACCCATAGCAAAATGACCAATTTGCAGATCGTATGCCGAAAGGAAGATGTTGAAGAGATTGTGAAGATTATTCATAAACATGGCAGCCGAGATAAGCAGGGGGAAGGATTGATCTATATTTCTGAAGTCCTTGAACTTTATAAAGTCAGGACCGGAAAGAAAAGCAGGGAGGATATATAA